TCTAAGTATACCCAGCCATACCAGGTTATTTCGAggggagagggaaaaaaaataaaaaatctgctTTGATTCCGCCACTAGTGTTCGTCCTTCAGTTACAGTCGCTTCCCGGCCTTCAGTCTTCGTGCTCTTCTCTCTTCGAACACGGGACAATGAGAATTGGAGGCCTCCCAAAGTCCCAAGTACCTGGCATATAAAGGTATGAAGATTTTCATCTCTTCATCTTGAAAGCTCAAAAcccatatattttgaatatgattTCTCTTCTTTTGCAGCTTTAGAGTTTGTCGCCCAGTTGGCCGTTGAGGACGGCCAATATGACGAGTCGTCTAAAAAGAGCGGGCGAAGATGGCCTTGAGATTTCGAAGCTAGGGCAACAATAAATTTAGCCCACCCCATATTTAGATCCCAAATACGTCACTGGGTGTCGCTATATAATTTTGTACCGCATAGACAATATTGATCATTACCCAAGTAGCAGAAGGCATTCCATGAATGAATTATGAACTGCTCATGAAGTATGCTTGGATTTGAAGTCCTAAACTATTTTTGTATACACAGCAATGCAAGTAATGATtctcaatttataaacaaacgGGGCAATAGAAGCACGCAGCCATCACATCTATACTATGATGCATTTGCCCTGTAATTGGGCGCATAGTGGCCATCAGAGAGTCTGCAGAGAAACTGACCTTCAGCCATTAACCCTCCCATAAACTCAGGGCTTCGTGATTCCACTACTGCTCATGTCCCATAATCACTATTTCTTCTGTGACCCCTTGATGAGGAGCTTTCTTCTAATTCTACTGTCTGGTCCTTGTTATCCCATCTGTTAGAAAAATCGGCATTTTCACCTCGTCTGGAAGTGCTTGGTCTCATATAAGAAGAAATGCTGTGCCTCACAGAGCTCCATTCCATGGAAAAAGACGTGCGTGCAGATTGTGATTCTTGTTCTTCCCTCTTCCTTCTCCGCCTCACATCACTGTGCCATTGCTTTAGAATGCCAGCCATGTTATCTTCTAGTATCTTACCCTTGAATTGTGAACCCATCTGTGTGTACATATAGACAAGAAGTCAGATATCAACCAAATTTGGTCCTTAAATTTCATTGATTGAAAATCAAAAGTTTTTCTGGTCAGAGTAATATGTATAGCTATGACCAACAGTTCAGATATATTTCACCTGTGTTACAAGTGCATACAGAGGAAGAGTAATGTAGCTGCAGAGGACTTGGGTGGTCACCCTGAGAAATCAAAATGGATTTAGGGTCAGTAATGCGAACAAGGCGTGCTCAATAATCTGTAACATATTTGTCATCTTTAAGTAACTTTATAGTAATTAGAATGCAAAGTTTTTGGTAGTCTTACGCTAAGAAAACTCTTGTAACAATGATCACGGTGTGCTCGTGGTAGCATGATCCTACTCCAAATTGGGCCTAAGAAAAACCACAAGAAGGATGCTCTTATGACAGCTATGAAAAATTTTACATATTGAACTTCACCAAAATCTGGAGGATGGGAAAGAAAAACTTACTGTAACCCAAACGAAGAAGGCAAGCTCAAATGCATTCTACAAGGTCCAAAACAGTAATGTTAGTTACACAGcatattttataaattaaaattcaaaattttctccTTCTGATATAGAGTGCGTACCAGGAACAAAGTGTAATGTAAAAGCACCAAGACAAATCTTGGTTTCCCGAACCAGAATAGATTATCGTCTACTCGAACAAGAGGTGTTCCAATGATTACATTGTTCTGTTCTTTAATTTGAAGCGCCATCTTTGCAACAATGTATTCAAGTTTGGTTCCTAGGACCAGAACGacctagaaaagaaaagttaatgacTATCTGGAAACACGGGTATCCATATATGCTCGTCTAAACATACAACAATGTACTTACCAAGAGTGGAACATAGGATAGCCAAAGATATACGTGCCAACCTGGTTAGAGTTGATGCAAATATCATGAATTAATATTTATCAATCTTAACACAAGCTAAAGGAAGTCATCAACAAGAAGCAATAAGAATTCTTACCATACACATCCACCAGCATAAAAATGGCTACTACAAACCACATTGCAGGGCTGGGGAAACAAAAAAGAGGCCACATTAATTTTCCAAACAGTAATGATTGGGATGAAAGATGTAAAACTGTGTAACTTTCCATGATAATTACAAAGACAATTCATAAAGACTAAAAAACCTTATGCCAACCAATGTCTTGAAATCTTCCTCCAAGGATCGCTGTATGtatttttgaaaatcaaagttgTTGTGCCTGCTTGATAGATGAGCCTGCAGAAAGATTCATTGATTAGAGGCTTAATTGATTCTGTTGCGACTTTTCTCATCAAACCatacacaaaattggcttcgTGTAGTTAAGTTCCTTACCGATATAAAACCGTGTCTCATGGTGAAGTAGTCAACTTTTGCTACGGAATTATAGAATTGCCTGAAAAAGCATTTCTGCTCCAATTCACAGTTATCCAAAACCAAGTCATTAGAAATGTACTAGCTAGCAGATAGATTTAGGCAAGTAAAACTCCAGCTTCAAGATGATAAAAGGTACTCACCAGCCATAGATGAAGTGAAGTCTCTGTGCACGAATTCATGTGCCTTTTTCCAAATGTTGTTTGTCTTGTAAGTCTGAATCGATTGGGGTCTGCAAACGAATGTGGATAAGTTACTAAAAGTATATAGCTCAGTTTATTATTGCCCATCTTGAATCTTAATGACTTTAAGGTCAGGAACTCAGGATCAACTTATAACTACTGTAACTCccaccaaaaaaagaaagaaaaaaaaagggcaacaGAAACACATATACtctgctttttttcttttttaaaaacaTATACTCTGCCTTAAGGTGCATAGTGTCTAGACGTTCTGCATACTTTTCTGGGATACGTTTTGTCATATGGCTGACATATTTAGATTGAAGACATTCCCACAAGTTAAAGGTAGAAAAATGAGAACTTCGAGAATATGTCCGATACAAAATTTGGTTTACTTTCTTGTATACATTCCATATTTCAAAAGCTAACTAGGTACACAAACAAAGACTGATAGAGATATTCGTAGAAAAGCTCAGAAATGGACATTTTGAACCAGTCACAGTCAAAGATACGTACCCCCAAAGTATTGGTACAACGGTTTAAAGAAAAGTAATAAACATTGCCAAAGTAATCATTTGAAGCCGAAAGCTTATTTGCAAGACCTTCCAACTCCAGGTGGCTCAGGCCCCCAGTATTCAAAAGACAGAGACTTTACAGCCATTTGAGGTATATTTAAATTGAGGGCCTTATATAATGTTTGAGATATAATAACATGCAGCAGTCTTTCTAAGACATCTATTTTTTAGACCCAGTCGCCTCACCCTAGAAAAAGAAATGTCTGTTAATAAAACCAGATTTAGAATCCGACACCAATTCCTTCCCTTCCACTTATTGCATGATGTATAATGATTCTTTGGAATTTGATGGAGTTTGGCGCAACTCTTATTTACACTTTATGCTGTTATACCAAACTGCTTTTATAAAGGAAACAAACTACAGTTTTTGGACTTGAGGAAACTAGACTAACCCAGATATTGTTTTCTTATAAAGATGGTCCACAAAGAATGAACTGTAAGCAATACGAACAAGAATTCATCCAAACTCACTATGCTTTGTGATGGTGGAAATtggaaggaaaatgaaaaatggaggagGGTCTTTGAATTGGCAGCAAAAACTTAATTAGTTGCAAGCCTTGTCCTAACGAAATACATACCATTGGCAACTTGGTACTCCATCGTTCGTGTTTCTTCCTCCCATGCTTCCCAGCGCCTCATCTGTATATTCAAGACGAAGATATTTAGTATCCAGAAGTTATTTGaatgatcaaaattacattTAAAGCTTATAATAACTTTGCAATGACTAATGAAAATTACCTTAGCCCTGCCCAAAGCCATGGTTAGAACACTATACACAATATGCATAACCGCAAGCGCAAAGATCAGCAAGTGCAGCTGATGAAGTGCGTTTTTCGTCACCAACGAAACCTTTTCCTGCAAATTAGTCTCATCTGAATCAGCAATCAACCTTATAAAACATCAACAAAATCAACTGATTATGAAGTACATACATCACCGCAATAATCTTCAACAGCTGCTGCCTCCTCCTCGGCGAGTATCCTCTGCGTTTGCCTGAGCATTTGGTCAAACGTGACATGTACCCCAGAAGAATTAAGGTTTCTTGCAAATTTGTTCACATAGTGCTCAACGGTTTTCACTTCTGTCTCATTCACGGCTTTACGACAGGG
Above is a genomic segment from Rosa chinensis cultivar Old Blush chromosome 3, RchiOBHm-V2, whole genome shotgun sequence containing:
- the LOC112194861 gene encoding MLO-like protein 3, whose amino-acid sequence is MAVAVEGTTLEYTPTWALATVCFFFISVSILIEHLIHLLVTWLKNHRKTALTDAVEKLKAELMLLGFVSLLLAVTQDRIAKICIPAKIGDIMLPCRKAVNETEVKTVEHYVNKFARNLNSSGVHVTFDQMLRQTQRILAEEEAAAVEDYCGDEKVSLVTKNALHQLHLLIFALAVMHIVYSVLTMALGRAKMRRWEAWEEETRTMEYQVANDPNRFRLTRQTTFGKRHMNSCTETSLHLWLKCFFRQFYNSVAKVDYFTMRHGFISAHLSSRHNNFDFQKYIQRSLEEDFKTLVGISPAMWFVVAIFMLVDVYGWHVYLWLSYVPLLVVLVLGTKLEYIVAKMALQIKEQNNVIIGTPLVRVDDNLFWFGKPRFVLVLLHYTLFLNAFELAFFVWVTAQFGVGSCYHEHTVIIVTRVFLAVTTQVLCSYITLPLYALVTQMGSQFKGKILEDNMAGILKQWHSDVRRRRKREEQESQSARTSFSMEWSSVRHSISSYMRPSTSRRGENADFSNRWDNKDQTVELEESSSSRGHRRNSDYGT